A segment of the Panacibacter ginsenosidivorans genome:
CGAAACCCGCTTCGGTTTAAAGATCGTTGATTTTATGGAACCGAAGCCTGGCATTCCTCCTACACCATCACAGTTAGTGAAAGTGATCAATGAAGTAAAAGCAAATAATATCAAGGTCATTATCTCATCGCCTTATTTTACCACTTCATCATCAGATGTTGTTTCAAAACAAACAGGTGTAAAAGAATTAACGATTGCAACTTCAACTGGTGCATTTCCTGCCATAAAGAGTTATTTCGACCTATTTGATTACGACATAAACCAATTAATTGCCGTACTGAAATAATAGATATTTTTATAAAATTAAATTGTCGTGATCATGTTTGAAATGTTTCAATTGCCGTTTATGGTGCAGGCTTTTACAGCGGCTGTTATTACAGGAGTCTTACTGTCTTTTCTTGGTGTTCATGTTGTAGGGAGAGGAATTGTTTTTGTTGATCTTGCACTTGGACAAATCTCGTCGTTAGGTGTTGCGTTTGCTGCTTATATTGGAACAGGTCTTACTACTATTCCGCTTGTTTTTACACTGGTTGGCGCATTGCTTATGTCATTTATTAATATCCGCGATAAACGTCTTAAACAGGAAGCTATCATTGGAATATTATATGCTTTTGCATCGGCTGTTACAGTATTACTTATTTCAAAAACAGCACATGGCGATTCGGATATACAGGAAGTATTGTTTGGAAACATTTTATCAGTAAGCTGGGAACAAATCTCATCAATAGGTATTGTGTTCGGCGCTATTGGACTAATGCATTTAATTTTTTTCAGGAAATTTTTTACGTTAACAGAATCATTCGAGAATGGCGAGAACCACCTGGTAGGCATCTTCAATATCTGGAATTTTCTTTTTTATATCTCAATCGGTTTAGCAATTGTATTTGCAGTAAAGATCAATGGCGTAATCCCGGTTTTTTCTTTTCTTATTATTCCTGCCGTATCTGCAATCATGCTTACAAAAAATAAAATTGCAGTTATTATTATTGCATTTATCATCAGTATTCTTGCAGGTTTCTTCGGTCTAAACTTTTCATTTCATTACGATTTTCCCGCAGGCTCATCTATTGTAACGGTGCTGGGATTGATTTTTATTGTTGCTGCTTTATATAATATCATAAAAGGTGTTGCGCTAAAAAGAAGTCATTGAAAATTACCTTTTTTACCAGCTTTTATCTATAGTGGCATCACCTGTTGTGTCACTCACTTGTACGTTCTTAACTTTATTCAGCATATTAAATACATTTTCTAAATAGAGTCTAGCTCCAGCTTAATAGCATTACTAGCCGATAAAGTGAGTGACACAACAACCGATGCTATGAAATGCTGCGGCAGGCAAAAAAAATTACCCCAACTCTCCTGCCCTGTGCAGATCAATGAGACAAGCAGTAAGATTAAATACAAAATGAAATATTATACCATACCAGATGGTGTTGTATTTTCTACGTAGTGAACCGATGAGAATACCAAAAGGAACAAGCCATACCAACGAAAAGAAATTAAGATGTATAGCAGCAAATATGAAACCTGTGATCATCACCACCATACGCTCATCAAGAAAAGAGTTAAAGTAATTGTACAGGACACCACGGAAAGCAATTTCTTCAAATAACGCAGGCATTAACGCAATGGAATAGATCATTACAAGTATGGGCGCCTGGTAAATTTTGTAGGGTTCAAAAAGGCTGGTATCTATACGGAACACGGAAATATTGATCTGGTTAATAGAAATATTTATAACAGTGGAAAAGACTATTGCTACGGCAATTACAACAATCAGTATAAAAGGATCGAAATTATTGAACTTTAGCACTGGCTTTATGGTCTTGCGGTTTATCCACGCAAAATAAATAGTAACTAAGGCCAGGAAAATCTCTACAAAAAACAATGTATCATAAGAAGTAAACCAATTGGTGAATTTAACGGCAAGACAAACGAAAAGGTAGATCGTATAAAAAATAAATGCAGATCTTAAATACCTGTTGTTGAAAACATCTATTTGTTCAGCATCTGAACCAAGATATGCCCCACAGTTATGGCAAAAGCGATGAAAGCCTTTTACCTTACTATCGCAATCGTTGCAATAATAAATATCGTCTTCGTGCTGTTCCATTAATTTACCTGCATTTCTTCATTAATTAAATCTGCTTTATAAGCGCCCTGTACACCCCGTAACAAAAAAAATAATATTGCAAAGCTTCCTGCAATGGTGTAAACACCCCGCACAGAAGTAAATGTATTCGTGAACTCACCGAATACGGCAATGGTAGTGAACGTAAGTATGATAACAAATGCTGTAAGCAAAGCTGTGAAAGGCTTTGATAAGCTCCAGCGTGCAAGTAACAGAAATAAAACAGCGCTGGCTAAAGCTATAATTGCGATAAGAAAGCGGTTACTTAATCTGCCAAACATAAAACCAATACATGCAGTTATAAG
Coding sequences within it:
- a CDS encoding metal ABC transporter permease — encoded protein: MFEMFQLPFMVQAFTAAVITGVLLSFLGVHVVGRGIVFVDLALGQISSLGVAFAAYIGTGLTTIPLVFTLVGALLMSFINIRDKRLKQEAIIGILYAFASAVTVLLISKTAHGDSDIQEVLFGNILSVSWEQISSIGIVFGAIGLMHLIFFRKFFTLTESFENGENHLVGIFNIWNFLFYISIGLAIVFAVKINGVIPVFSFLIIPAVSAIMLTKNKIAVIIIAFIISILAGFFGLNFSFHYDFPAGSSIVTVLGLIFIVAALYNIIKGVALKRSH
- a CDS encoding CPBP family glutamic-type intramembrane protease, with the protein product MEQHEDDIYYCNDCDSKVKGFHRFCHNCGAYLGSDAEQIDVFNNRYLRSAFIFYTIYLFVCLAVKFTNWFTSYDTLFFVEIFLALVTIYFAWINRKTIKPVLKFNNFDPFILIVVIAVAIVFSTVINISINQINISVFRIDTSLFEPYKIYQAPILVMIYSIALMPALFEEIAFRGVLYNYFNSFLDERMVVMITGFIFAAIHLNFFSLVWLVPFGILIGSLRRKYNTIWYGIIFHFVFNLTACLIDLHRAGELG
- a CDS encoding zinc ribbon domain-containing protein; translated protein: MEHSPINNIDPQKIAQAYKHLPQVKFGETPNQNCSRCLYINETGNNFCTNCGYPLHKGDMQLLYQFRLKQRKEMLKKNLLFIQIARVFLYSLSALLITACIGFMFGRLSNRFLIAIIALASAVLFLLLARWSLSKPFTALLTAFVIILTFTTIAVFGEFTNTFTSVRGVYTIAGSFAILFFLLRGVQGAYKADLINEEMQVN